The region GGCTCGGCCGGCGGTTGGCTTCGGGGCCGCGGTCGGCCCTCATGGTGGTGATGGGGCCTGCGATCGTCGTGGCGACCGTGGCCACCTGGCTGCTGCTGCTGTGGATCGGCTGGACGCTGGTGTTCGTGGCTGACCCGAGCGCGGTGGTGTCCGCGACAACCCGTGAGCCGGCGGACTGGTGGGCGCGCAGCTACTTCGCCGCCTACTCGCTGTTCACGCTAGGGCTGGGGGACTACGTGCCGCAGGGCGCGCCGTGG is a window of Actinomycetota bacterium DNA encoding:
- a CDS encoding ion channel, with translation MQGWMLALGAAIVAVAVLDALSTTLAASTAAGPITARIGGGLWRLGRRLASGPRSALMVVMGPAIVVATVATWLLLLWIGWTLVFVADPSAVVSATTREPADWWARSYFAAYSLFTLGLGDYVPQGAPWQLATSLALVNGLGGAVSVSV